The following proteins are co-located in the Primulina tabacum isolate GXHZ01 chromosome 11, ASM2559414v2, whole genome shotgun sequence genome:
- the LOC142517920 gene encoding LOW QUALITY PROTEIN: phototropic-responsive NPH3 family protein NPY2-like (The sequence of the model RefSeq protein was modified relative to this genomic sequence to represent the inferred CDS: deleted 1 base in 1 codon), translating into MKFMKLGSKPDSFQTDGNGIRYVASELATDIAVHVGDVKFYLHKFPLVSKSARLQKLISSASEGNGDEVHIHNIPGGSSAFEICAKFCYGMTVILNAYNIVAARCAAEFLEMHETIDKGNLIYKVDIFLTSSIFRSWKDSIIVLQTTKSLLPFSEELKLTSHCIDAVASKASLDVSKVDFSYTYNNQKRNPEENVDGLASNGVRTRMVPDDWWVEDLCELEIDLFEWVIVVIKNKGIVLKEVIGEALKAYAYRKFPASGKGVIQQNDVSKLRSILDTIVWLLPSEKGTVSCSFLLKLLKAAISVDSGETVNMELAKRIGQQLKEASVNDILIRAHERESMIYDVPIAQEILEEFIAQDRNAETETENGDEIHEIRKPGILSEASKLMVAKLVDDYLAEIAKDPNLPMPMFISVAEMVSSFSRPAHDGLYHAIDTYLKEHPGITKSDRKRICRLIDCKRLTADACMHAVQNERLPLRVVVQVLFFEQVRAAASSGSTTPDLPKAIKDLNCGSYGSSRSANTNNDEDWDGVASAEELRTLRGELAALRLGNGVVNDRNVAENRISNSERTAVSKVKGLLISKKILSKIWSGKGGGAENSGSDSSESLGSNNHDDVKFTPTRKGRHSVS; encoded by the exons ATACGTGGCTTCAGAGTTGGCAACAGATATTGCTGTTCATGTAGGTGATGTAAAGTTCTATTTACACAAG TTCCCCCTCGTCTCAAAAAGTGCACGCTTACAGAAGTTAATTTCATCAGCCAGTGAAGGAAATGGAGACGAAGTGCACATACACAATATTCCGGGTGGATCGAGTGCTTTTGAAATATGTGCCAAGTTCTGTTATGGAATGACTGTTATTCTAAATGCGTACAACATTGTTGCAGCACGATGTGCAGCCGAGTTTCTCGAAATGCACGAGACCATAGATAAAGGTAACCTCATATACAAGGTCGATATTTTTCTTACATCCAGCATCTTTCGAAGCTGGAAGGACTCAATTATCGTACTTCAAACCACAAAATCACTACTTCCGTTTTCGGAGGAATTGAAGTTAACGAGCCATTGCATAGATGCTGTTGCTTCAAAGGCATCGCTTGATGTTTCCAAGGTGGACTTTTCCTACACGTATAATAACCAGAAAAGGAATCCTGAGGAAAATGTGGATGGTTTAGCCTCAAATGGTGTTAGAACCAGAATGGTACCCGATGATTGGTGGGTCGAAGACTTATGCGAACTCGAAATCGATTTATTCGAATGGGTGATtgttgtaataaaaaataaaggaaTAGTATTGAAAGAAGTAATTGGAGAAGCTTTAAAAGCGTATGCTTATCGGAAGTTTCCCGCCTCTGGAAAGGGTGTAATTCAACAAAATGATGTCTCTAAGTTACGCTCCATATTGGATACGATTGTTTGGCTCTTGCCCAGTGAAAAAGGTACCGTGTCATGTAGTTTCTTGCTGAAGTTATTGAAAGCGGCTATCTCGGTTGACTCTGGAGAAACTGTGAACATGGAGCTTGCAAAAAGAATCGGGCAGCAATTGAAGGAGGCTTCGGTTAATGATATATTGATACGAGCCCATGAAAGGGAATCAATGATTTATGACGTTCCGATTGCTCAAGAA ATACTCGAAGAATTTATTGCACAAGATCGGAATGCTGAAACTGAAACGGAAAATGGCGATGAAATTCATGAGATTAGAAAGCCAGGAATCTTATCCGAAGCATCCAAACTTATGGTGGCAAAACTAGTCGACGACTACCTAGCTGAGATTGCGAAGGACCCAAATCTACCTATGCCAATGTTCATTAGCGTGGCAGAAATGGTCTCTAGTTTCTCACGGCCAGCACACGACGGTTTGTATCATGCCATTGATACATACCTCAAG GAGCATCCAGGTATCACCAAAAGTGATCGGAAGCGAATATGTCGGCTCATTGACTGCAAACGACTCACTGCAGATGCGTGCATGCATGCAGTTCAAAATGAGCGACTCCCTTTGCGAGTAGTCGTACAAGTCCTCTTTTTCGAGCAAGTTCGGGCCGCTGCTTCATCGGGCAGCACCACTCCTGATCTTCCAAAAGCCATAAAAGACCTAAACTGTGGCTCTTACGGGAGCTCAAGATCGGCTAATACTAATAACGATGAAGATTGGGACGGTGTCGCCTCAGCAGAAGAACTCCGAACCTTAAGAGGAGAGTTGGCTGCTTTAAGATTGGGAAATGGAGTTGTAAATGACAGAAACGTTGCAGAAAACAGGATTAGTAACAGTGAAAGGACTGCTGTTAGTAAGGTGAAAGGTTTGCTTATTTCGAAGAAAATACTGTCTAAAATTTGGTCGGGAAAAGGGGGAGGGGCGGAAAATAGTGGGTCCGATTCATCGGAGAGTCTTGGCTCGAATAATCACGACGACGTGAAGTTTACACCGACCAGGAAAGGGAGGCATTCTGTATCTTAG